One Oreochromis niloticus isolate F11D_XX unplaced genomic scaffold, O_niloticus_UMD_NMBU tig00002986_pilon, whole genome shotgun sequence genomic window carries:
- the LOC102079366 gene encoding uncharacterized protein LOC102079366 isoform X7, producing MEQRWLPGVLGYGGPPGLRYYAPRTVINALLTAIGPPPPPVLLDKRLNLSSPALCALLPGPLLPPGSWMVCRPTLSPVSWILGARGMATSTWWIGKATGWRTGPGSLGRLSWTSACCGSSIACVRVSLVGRREAPVEGGGGYCHGPCASPADPVLGNMCFVVFLLSLSLSLTCRGGAHYGLPPLAHTPAISTPAAYLGDRKAYLRRQHCVTRRWIVELSASVTLLLDEGGRAASKRLFSQDSLAVCKGQGGGWQLCAQIQGCGTSLREREGLRQCDPRAAGPPEQTRRSCSHRQRDAEHRWSKDGCQVLSAV from the exons ATGGAGCAAAGATGGTTGCCAG GTGTCCTCGGGTATGGAGGGCCACCCGGGCTGCGTTATTACGCACCAAGGACCGTAATAAACGCATTGCTGACCGCCATCGGTCCTCCACCCCCGCCTGTGCTGTTGGACAAAAG ATTAAACCTCTCCAGTCCAGCCCTCTGTGCCCTCCTTCCAGGCCCCCTCCTCCCCCCCGGCTCGTGGATGGTCTGCCGGCCTACTCTATCACCCGTATCATGGATTCTCGGCGCCCGGGGCATGGCTACCAGTACCTGGTGGATTGGGAAGGCTACGGGTTGGAGGACCGGTCCTGGATCCCTCGGGCGGCTGTCCTGGACAAGCGCATGCTGCGGGAGTTCCATCGCCTGCGTCCGGGTAAGCCTGGTGGGTCGCCGGGAGGCTCCCGTTGAGGGcgggggggggtactgtcatggtccctgtgcctCACCAGCTGATCCTGTATtaggcaacatgtgttttgttgtttttttgctctccctctctctctctctcacctgcCGGGGCGGTGCTCATTATGGGCTCCCGCCCCTGGCCCACACACCTGCCATCTCCACACCTGCTGCCTATCTGGGTGATCGCAAGGCCTATTTAAGACGGCAGCACTGTGTTACTcgtcgctggatcgttgagctATCAGCGTCAGTCACTCTGCTGTTA GACGAAGGTGGGAGAGCTGCTTCCAAACGTCTCTTCTCCCAAGATTCACTTGCAGTATGCAAAGGCCAAGGAGGCGGATGGCAA CTGTGCGCACAGATACAAGGATGCGGCACGAGCCTACGAGAGCGCGAAGGACTGAGACAATGTGATCCGCGTGCTGCTGGACCACCTGAACAAACCAGAAGAAGCTGTTCGCATCGCCAGAGAGATGCAGAGCATCGATGGAGCAAAGATGGTTGCCAG GTTCTTTCTGCGGTCTAA
- the LOC102079366 gene encoding uncharacterized protein LOC102079366 isoform X5 translates to MEQRWLPGVLGYGGPPGLRYYAPRTVINALLTAIGPPPPPVLLDKRLNLSSPALCALLPGPLLPPGSWMVCRPTLSPVSWILGARGMATSTWWIGKATGWRTGPGSLGRLSWTSACCGSSIACVRVSLVGRREAPVEGGGGYCHGPCASPADPVLGNMCFVVFLLSLSLSLTCRGGAHYGLPPLAHTPAISTPAAYLGDRKAYLRRQHCVTRRWIVELSASVTLLLDEGGRAASKRLFSQDSLAVCKGQGGGWQLCAQIQGCGTSLREREGLRQCDPRAAGPPEQTRRSCSHRQRDAEHRWSKDGCQVSSGMEGHPGCVITHQGP, encoded by the exons ATGGAGCAAAGATGGTTGCCAG GTGTCCTCGGGTATGGAGGGCCACCCGGGCTGCGTTATTACGCACCAAGGACCGTAATAAACGCATTGCTGACCGCCATCGGTCCTCCACCCCCGCCTGTGCTGTTGGACAAAAG ATTAAACCTCTCCAGTCCAGCCCTCTGTGCCCTCCTTCCAGGCCCCCTCCTCCCCCCCGGCTCGTGGATGGTCTGCCGGCCTACTCTATCACCCGTATCATGGATTCTCGGCGCCCGGGGCATGGCTACCAGTACCTGGTGGATTGGGAAGGCTACGGGTTGGAGGACCGGTCCTGGATCCCTCGGGCGGCTGTCCTGGACAAGCGCATGCTGCGGGAGTTCCATCGCCTGCGTCCGGGTAAGCCTGGTGGGTCGCCGGGAGGCTCCCGTTGAGGGcgggggggggtactgtcatggtccctgtgcctCACCAGCTGATCCTGTATtaggcaacatgtgttttgttgtttttttgctctccctctctctctctctcacctgcCGGGGCGGTGCTCATTATGGGCTCCCGCCCCTGGCCCACACACCTGCCATCTCCACACCTGCTGCCTATCTGGGTGATCGCAAGGCCTATTTAAGACGGCAGCACTGTGTTACTcgtcgctggatcgttgagctATCAGCGTCAGTCACTCTGCTGTTA GACGAAGGTGGGAGAGCTGCTTCCAAACGTCTCTTCTCCCAAGATTCACTTGCAGTATGCAAAGGCCAAGGAGGCGGATGGCAA CTGTGCGCACAGATACAAGGATGCGGCACGAGCCTACGAGAGCGCGAAGGACTGAGACAATGTGATCCGCGTGCTGCTGGACCACCTGAACAAACCAGAAGAAGCTGTTCGCATCGCCAGAGAGATGCAGAGCATCGATGGAGCAAAGATGGTTGCCAG GTGTCCTCGGGTATGGAGGGCCACCCGGGCTGCGTTATTACGCACCAAGGACCGTAA
- the LOC102079366 gene encoding uncharacterized protein LOC102079366 isoform X4 yields the protein MEQRWLPGVLGYGGPPGLRYYAPRTVINALLTAIGPPPPPVLLDKRLNLSSPALCALLPGPLLPPGSWMVCRPTLSPVSWILGARGMATSTWWIGKATGWRTGPGSLGRLSWTSACCGSSIACVRVSLVGRREAPVEGGGGYCHGPCASPADPVLGNMCFVVFLLSLSLSLTCRGGAHYGLPPLAHTPAISTPAAYLGDRKAYLRRQHCVTRRWIVELSASVTLLFCVQIYPGPFPACLLPGGRVSGFVLPRCGERREIRWSVSDFRPSPHMPRSPGSPSPPSSKLTKVGELLPNVSSPKIHLQYAKAKEADGKYKDAARAYESAKD from the exons ATGGAGCAAAGATGGTTGCCAG GTGTCCTCGGGTATGGAGGGCCACCCGGGCTGCGTTATTACGCACCAAGGACCGTAATAAACGCATTGCTGACCGCCATCGGTCCTCCACCCCCGCCTGTGCTGTTGGACAAAAG ATTAAACCTCTCCAGTCCAGCCCTCTGTGCCCTCCTTCCAGGCCCCCTCCTCCCCCCCGGCTCGTGGATGGTCTGCCGGCCTACTCTATCACCCGTATCATGGATTCTCGGCGCCCGGGGCATGGCTACCAGTACCTGGTGGATTGGGAAGGCTACGGGTTGGAGGACCGGTCCTGGATCCCTCGGGCGGCTGTCCTGGACAAGCGCATGCTGCGGGAGTTCCATCGCCTGCGTCCGGGTAAGCCTGGTGGGTCGCCGGGAGGCTCCCGTTGAGGGcgggggggggtactgtcatggtccctgtgcctCACCAGCTGATCCTGTATtaggcaacatgtgttttgttgtttttttgctctccctctctctctctctcacctgcCGGGGCGGTGCTCATTATGGGCTCCCGCCCCTGGCCCACACACCTGCCATCTCCACACCTGCTGCCTATCTGGGTGATCGCAAGGCCTATTTAAGACGGCAGCACTGTGTTACTcgtcgctggatcgttgagctATCAGCGTCAGTCACTCTGCT TTTCTGTGTACAGATCTACCCCGGACCTTTCCCTGCCTGCCTGTTACCGGGTGGACGAGTGAGTGGATTTGTGTTACCccgctgtggagagaggagagagattCGTTGGAGTGTGTCTGATTTCCGTCCTTCCCCTCACATGCCCCGGAGCCCTGgatccccctcccctccctccagcAAGTT GACGAAGGTGGGAGAGCTGCTTCCAAACGTCTCTTCTCCCAAGATTCACTTGCAGTATGCAAAGGCCAAGGAGGCGGATGGCAA ATACAAGGATGCGGCACGAGCCTACGAGAGCGCGAAGGACTGA
- the LOC102079366 gene encoding uncharacterized protein LOC102079366 isoform X2 — translation MEQRWLPGVLGYGGPPGLRYYAPRTVINALLTAIGPPPPPVLLDKRLNLSSPALCALLPGPLLPPGSWMVCRPTLSPVSWILGARGMATSTWWIGKATGWRTGPGSLGRLSWTSACCGSSIACVRVSLVGRREAPVEGGGGYCHGPCASPADPVLGNMCFVVFLLSLSLSLTCRGGAHYGLPPLAHTPAISTPAAYLGDRKAYLRRQHCVTRRWIVELSASVTLLFCVQIYPGPFPACLLPGGRVSGFVLPRCGERREIRWSVSDFRPSPHMPRSPGSPSPPSSKLTKVGELLPNVSSPKIHLQYAKAKEADGNCAHRYKDAARAYESAKD, via the exons ATGGAGCAAAGATGGTTGCCAG GTGTCCTCGGGTATGGAGGGCCACCCGGGCTGCGTTATTACGCACCAAGGACCGTAATAAACGCATTGCTGACCGCCATCGGTCCTCCACCCCCGCCTGTGCTGTTGGACAAAAG ATTAAACCTCTCCAGTCCAGCCCTCTGTGCCCTCCTTCCAGGCCCCCTCCTCCCCCCCGGCTCGTGGATGGTCTGCCGGCCTACTCTATCACCCGTATCATGGATTCTCGGCGCCCGGGGCATGGCTACCAGTACCTGGTGGATTGGGAAGGCTACGGGTTGGAGGACCGGTCCTGGATCCCTCGGGCGGCTGTCCTGGACAAGCGCATGCTGCGGGAGTTCCATCGCCTGCGTCCGGGTAAGCCTGGTGGGTCGCCGGGAGGCTCCCGTTGAGGGcgggggggggtactgtcatggtccctgtgcctCACCAGCTGATCCTGTATtaggcaacatgtgttttgttgtttttttgctctccctctctctctctctcacctgcCGGGGCGGTGCTCATTATGGGCTCCCGCCCCTGGCCCACACACCTGCCATCTCCACACCTGCTGCCTATCTGGGTGATCGCAAGGCCTATTTAAGACGGCAGCACTGTGTTACTcgtcgctggatcgttgagctATCAGCGTCAGTCACTCTGCT TTTCTGTGTACAGATCTACCCCGGACCTTTCCCTGCCTGCCTGTTACCGGGTGGACGAGTGAGTGGATTTGTGTTACCccgctgtggagagaggagagagattCGTTGGAGTGTGTCTGATTTCCGTCCTTCCCCTCACATGCCCCGGAGCCCTGgatccccctcccctccctccagcAAGTT GACGAAGGTGGGAGAGCTGCTTCCAAACGTCTCTTCTCCCAAGATTCACTTGCAGTATGCAAAGGCCAAGGAGGCGGATGGCAA CTGTGCGCACAGATACAAGGATGCGGCACGAGCCTACGAGAGCGCGAAGGACTGA
- the LOC102079366 gene encoding uncharacterized protein LOC102079366 isoform X1: MEQRWLPGVLGYGGPPGLRYYAPRTVINALLTAIGPPPPPVLLDKRLNLSSPALCALLPGPLLPPGSWMVCRPTLSPVSWILGARGMATSTWWIGKATGWRTGPGSLGRLSWTSACCGSSIACVRVSLVGRREAPVEGGGGYCHGPCASPADPVLGNMCFVVFLLSLSLSLTCRGGAHYGLPPLAHTPAISTPAAYLGDRKAYLRRQHCVTRRWIVELSASVTLLFCVQIYPGPFPACLLPGGRVSGFVLPRCGERREIRWSVSDFRPSPHMPRSPGSPSPPSRRRWESCFQTSLLPRFTCSMQRPRRRMATVRTDTRMRHEPTRARRTETM, from the exons ATGGAGCAAAGATGGTTGCCAG GTGTCCTCGGGTATGGAGGGCCACCCGGGCTGCGTTATTACGCACCAAGGACCGTAATAAACGCATTGCTGACCGCCATCGGTCCTCCACCCCCGCCTGTGCTGTTGGACAAAAG ATTAAACCTCTCCAGTCCAGCCCTCTGTGCCCTCCTTCCAGGCCCCCTCCTCCCCCCCGGCTCGTGGATGGTCTGCCGGCCTACTCTATCACCCGTATCATGGATTCTCGGCGCCCGGGGCATGGCTACCAGTACCTGGTGGATTGGGAAGGCTACGGGTTGGAGGACCGGTCCTGGATCCCTCGGGCGGCTGTCCTGGACAAGCGCATGCTGCGGGAGTTCCATCGCCTGCGTCCGGGTAAGCCTGGTGGGTCGCCGGGAGGCTCCCGTTGAGGGcgggggggggtactgtcatggtccctgtgcctCACCAGCTGATCCTGTATtaggcaacatgtgttttgttgtttttttgctctccctctctctctctctcacctgcCGGGGCGGTGCTCATTATGGGCTCCCGCCCCTGGCCCACACACCTGCCATCTCCACACCTGCTGCCTATCTGGGTGATCGCAAGGCCTATTTAAGACGGCAGCACTGTGTTACTcgtcgctggatcgttgagctATCAGCGTCAGTCACTCTGCT TTTCTGTGTACAGATCTACCCCGGACCTTTCCCTGCCTGCCTGTTACCGGGTGGACGAGTGAGTGGATTTGTGTTACCccgctgtggagagaggagagagattCGTTGGAGTGTGTCTGATTTCCGTCCTTCCCCTCACATGCCCCGGAGCCCTGgatccccctcccctccctcca GACGAAGGTGGGAGAGCTGCTTCCAAACGTCTCTTCTCCCAAGATTCACTTGCAGTATGCAAAGGCCAAGGAGGCGGATGGCAA CTGTGCGCACAGATACAAGGATGCGGCACGAGCCTACGAGAGCGCGAAGGACTGAGACAATGTGA
- the LOC102079366 gene encoding uncharacterized protein LOC102079366 isoform X6, protein MEQRWLPGVLGYGGPPGLRYYAPRTVINALLTAIGPPPPPVLLDKRLNLSSPALCALLPGPLLPPGSWMVCRPTLSPVSWILGARGMATSTWWIGKATGWRTGPGSLGRLSWTSACCGSSIACVRVSLVGRREAPVEGGGGYCHGPCASPADPVLGNMCFVVFLLSLSLSLTCRGGAHYGLPPLAHTPAISTPAAYLGDRKAYLRRQHCVTRRWIVELSASVTLLLDEGGRAASKRLFSQDSLAVCKGQGGGWQIQGCGTSLREREGLRQCDPRAAGPPEQTRRSCSHRQRDAEHRWSKDGCQVSSGMEGHPGCVITHQGP, encoded by the exons ATGGAGCAAAGATGGTTGCCAG GTGTCCTCGGGTATGGAGGGCCACCCGGGCTGCGTTATTACGCACCAAGGACCGTAATAAACGCATTGCTGACCGCCATCGGTCCTCCACCCCCGCCTGTGCTGTTGGACAAAAG ATTAAACCTCTCCAGTCCAGCCCTCTGTGCCCTCCTTCCAGGCCCCCTCCTCCCCCCCGGCTCGTGGATGGTCTGCCGGCCTACTCTATCACCCGTATCATGGATTCTCGGCGCCCGGGGCATGGCTACCAGTACCTGGTGGATTGGGAAGGCTACGGGTTGGAGGACCGGTCCTGGATCCCTCGGGCGGCTGTCCTGGACAAGCGCATGCTGCGGGAGTTCCATCGCCTGCGTCCGGGTAAGCCTGGTGGGTCGCCGGGAGGCTCCCGTTGAGGGcgggggggggtactgtcatggtccctgtgcctCACCAGCTGATCCTGTATtaggcaacatgtgttttgttgtttttttgctctccctctctctctctctcacctgcCGGGGCGGTGCTCATTATGGGCTCCCGCCCCTGGCCCACACACCTGCCATCTCCACACCTGCTGCCTATCTGGGTGATCGCAAGGCCTATTTAAGACGGCAGCACTGTGTTACTcgtcgctggatcgttgagctATCAGCGTCAGTCACTCTGCTGTTA GACGAAGGTGGGAGAGCTGCTTCCAAACGTCTCTTCTCCCAAGATTCACTTGCAGTATGCAAAGGCCAAGGAGGCGGATGGCAA ATACAAGGATGCGGCACGAGCCTACGAGAGCGCGAAGGACTGAGACAATGTGATCCGCGTGCTGCTGGACCACCTGAACAAACCAGAAGAAGCTGTTCGCATCGCCAGAGAGATGCAGAGCATCGATGGAGCAAAGATGGTTGCCAG GTGTCCTCGGGTATGGAGGGCCACCCGGGCTGCGTTATTACGCACCAAGGACCGTAA
- the LOC102079366 gene encoding uncharacterized protein LOC102079366 isoform X3 — translation MEQRWLPGVLGYGGPPGLRYYAPRTVINALLTAIGPPPPPVLLDKRLNLSSPALCALLPGPLLPPGSWMVCRPTLSPVSWILGARGMATSTWWIGKATGWRTGPGSLGRLSWTSACCGSSIACVRVSLVGRREAPVEGGGGYCHGPCASPADPVLGNMCFVVFLLSLSLSLTCRGGAHYGLPPLAHTPAISTPAAYLGDRKAYLRRQHCVTRRWIVELSASVTLLFCVQIYPGPFPACLLPGGRVSGFVLPRCGERREIRWSVSDFRPSPHMPRSPGSPSPPSRRRWESCFQTSLLPRFTCSMQRPRRRMANTRMRHEPTRARRTETM, via the exons ATGGAGCAAAGATGGTTGCCAG GTGTCCTCGGGTATGGAGGGCCACCCGGGCTGCGTTATTACGCACCAAGGACCGTAATAAACGCATTGCTGACCGCCATCGGTCCTCCACCCCCGCCTGTGCTGTTGGACAAAAG ATTAAACCTCTCCAGTCCAGCCCTCTGTGCCCTCCTTCCAGGCCCCCTCCTCCCCCCCGGCTCGTGGATGGTCTGCCGGCCTACTCTATCACCCGTATCATGGATTCTCGGCGCCCGGGGCATGGCTACCAGTACCTGGTGGATTGGGAAGGCTACGGGTTGGAGGACCGGTCCTGGATCCCTCGGGCGGCTGTCCTGGACAAGCGCATGCTGCGGGAGTTCCATCGCCTGCGTCCGGGTAAGCCTGGTGGGTCGCCGGGAGGCTCCCGTTGAGGGcgggggggggtactgtcatggtccctgtgcctCACCAGCTGATCCTGTATtaggcaacatgtgttttgttgtttttttgctctccctctctctctctctcacctgcCGGGGCGGTGCTCATTATGGGCTCCCGCCCCTGGCCCACACACCTGCCATCTCCACACCTGCTGCCTATCTGGGTGATCGCAAGGCCTATTTAAGACGGCAGCACTGTGTTACTcgtcgctggatcgttgagctATCAGCGTCAGTCACTCTGCT TTTCTGTGTACAGATCTACCCCGGACCTTTCCCTGCCTGCCTGTTACCGGGTGGACGAGTGAGTGGATTTGTGTTACCccgctgtggagagaggagagagattCGTTGGAGTGTGTCTGATTTCCGTCCTTCCCCTCACATGCCCCGGAGCCCTGgatccccctcccctccctcca GACGAAGGTGGGAGAGCTGCTTCCAAACGTCTCTTCTCCCAAGATTCACTTGCAGTATGCAAAGGCCAAGGAGGCGGATGGCAA ATACAAGGATGCGGCACGAGCCTACGAGAGCGCGAAGGACTGAGACAATGTGA